Part of the Amphiura filiformis chromosome 9, Afil_fr2py, whole genome shotgun sequence genome is shown below.
CAGTCGCTTTTTCGGTTACAGCGTTCACCTTAAGTGCTGTTTCATGTGTAGTTCAGCTGCATGTAGGCTTACCTAGGTACGAGACTGTCATAAAGTCAAAGGTCACTATAGTTGGGATACGCTAAGTACTGTGACGATCCCACTTTGTCAGGATAGCGACGAGATATCACACCACTGAAGCGAAATATCCGTCAAATTTCTCATGCAGAATTAGTTCATATACCGAACTTATACTGGGAATCATTAGCTCATATTGATGGGGATATTGATTCAGCAGATTGAGCAGAAGCGCCTGGCGGGAATTGTTGAAGTGACACTTGGGAGGAGATTTTGTGAGAATTGTTAATAACCTAAATAGTGCGATttgcgtggtaggcctataccggccGTGTATAATTCGAATTGCGTATAGTGCAAGATGCATGATGGTAATAATAAATCTAGAAACAATGCCACATGGAACACCAAGATAGCGGTGTGTTTCTGAATGGCACAGCAACATCTATCTTTCATTGGCTGATTTGTTGgtcataagggacgcaccattagactttaaggtggggggttaggaagtttaaaaaaagaCCTTCCCCCACTCCATGagcaaaaaaactttccccaccaacactaaaaacaaaacaaaaactttccccacttaattgtgtataaatgcatgaaattaacaaAAAACTTGCCGCTGGAACTTTTCCCCGACTCCAATTCCCCAACCCCTCCTTTGAAGTCTATCTTGTAAACCAAAACATTTAATGCCATGCTGTTGACATGTCAATATCTATAACAGCCTTAACAAATAAAATTCAGTAATGTCTCAACAAATCAAAAGTAGATCACAGTGATTCCTTTACAATGTACCCATTGCCAATAACTCATCCAAGTTGGTGCCATCAGTTCACCTACAATTTTCATAACATTccagaaatatttgttttattgtatGCAATTGCTAGAGTtccaaaattgaacatttttatactTTCCAATAGTGATCTACGTTTGTTacttatattttttataattgacAGTATGTCTTTCTACACTCAAAACATttaaacacaacaacaacaacaactaattGTGCTGTGGCAAGAATATAACAAACACCCGGGACAAACACAAGCCCTAAACAAAATAGGCATAtacaacaacatttattttcattttagacttttttatagtctatattttcttcatttcagcttaatttagcagttgtcatggttgtgtgcaaattcctattactattagatacgttgtaataaaacatgattttaaacatttgtatattacttttctctgagggcttgcagcaaaattgatattttatcttccttggtatgggtttgtggctagtagtcaggtaatgatgatgatatgatgatgatgatgacgacgacgacgacgacgacgacgacgacgacgacgacgatgatgatgatgatgataatgatgacgatgacgacgacgacgatgatgatgatgatgatgatgatgatgatgatgatgatgatgaacaaatcaaatcaaatcaaagatgataatgatgacgatgacgatgatgatgatgatgatgatgatgatgatgatgatgatgatgattaatacacaaacgaaaagaggaacaaacatgcctagcatgtaattctattttaacatggaaaaatttgacctcttatctactcgcaaactgagattatgcatatcttatctcttcaataaacattgtaaaagtcgatttggccttggcacgggccctcgctgtaaatatgtcacatgttgttcggattataaagacacagtttcttgaccctataatgtttgtgcactcataaattgacctctgagtgtattgggtataaatgcatgtccttctataacaacaggttaactttcttgttgaatggaggcctcgaggtcactgaactgtgtatttggagatgatgtatttttgggtcatagcacaNNNNNNNNNNNNNNNNNNNNNNNNNNNNNNNNNNNNNNNNNNNNNNNNNNNNNNNNNNNNNNNNNNNNNNNNNNNNNNNNNNNNNNNNNNNNNNNNNNNNNNNNNNNNNNNNNNNNNNNNNNNNNNNNNNNNNNNNNNNNNNNNNNNNNNNNNNNNNNNNNNNNNNNNNNNNNNNNNNNNNNNNNNNNNNNNNNNNNNNNaaaatatatataaaaaataattggaaaaaaaaaattgaggggggggggggcgaaatataatgatgatgaaaaacaagttagtcgtttccctcttggatgttgagaccgtGTGGCTGTATGGTACGAAGGCGCTTCACTcagaatttctccctgctggcacggacggtgtcagggcggttacctaaagactcaatgccctgtaggatcatgtcggagatggagtggttggggaggttaaagtgattaccaacagggtgtcaagcttcttggtTTTGACAGTGGACCTGTGTCCATAAAACCGCTTCTTAAGTGCATTCTTAgtttctcccacatactgtataccacaaactctgcaagaaatgagatatactacattagatgtggtgcaggtgatgttgcccctgatcctgtgggaggaattgttggaattactggCAACAGAATCCCCTTCTTGGATATGGTCCTGGCAGACAACACACCTGGAATCACATGTGAAAGTACCCTGTTGTGTGGAAGGAATAGTATCAGAAAGTGGGGGGACTTCAGCTCTCACAAGAAGATCTCTAAGATTGCGAGGACGTCTGTAGGCCAGGATGGGGCTATCGGGAACTGctcgttgtagccgatctgaggtttgaagtatatggtgattgtcattagtgatgctgcggagaggagggaggttaggatgaaaagtgaccacaagagggactctggtattggtgtcctggcttctgggcttctgcttcagtacatctgacctgggaagagATTTGACCTTGTTGATGGCCTGCTGCACTTTAAGTGCGCTGTGTCCCCTAGATGTAAGGTTCTTCTTGAGGTCCCTGGCATGCTGTGAGAAGTCAGAATCATTAGTACAAATGCGGCGGAGGCGGAGAGCTTGACTGTATGCTATACCACTTTTACAATGTTGGGGATGGCAACTGGAAGAGTGTAGGTACTGGTGACTGTCTGTGGGCTTGGTGTATAGATCTGTGACACGGGAGTCACTCTCCCTTCTGATGGTGACATCCAAGAAGTTGACCTGGTGGTGAGAAAGTTCAGACGTGAATTTAATAGTTCTGTGGAAAGAATTGACATGGTTAAGAAAGGTGTGAAGGCTGTCTTCTTCTCTGGTCCAGATGAAAAACACATCATCAATGTACCTCCACCAAATCCATGGACGACAAGGGGCAGCAGCCAACATCTGCTCTTCAAGCCTAGACATGAAGAGGCAGGCGAACGACGGAGCCATGCGGGTCCCCATCGATGTCCCAAATACCTGTAAATAGTGATCTCCCATAAAGGTGAAATTGTTCTTAGTTAGTACATGATTCATGAGAGTCTTCAGATCATCAATGGGGGGGCTGGTGTGGCCACTTCTAGACAGCGCTTCACAGGTAGCTGAAATTCCTTCACTGAATGGGATGTTAGTATACAAGGATGACACATCACAAGTGCCAATGATGGCAGTGCTGGGGATCTGGTCCTTGATAGCTTCAAGCTTCCTGAGAAAGTCCGGGGTGTCGTGTATGTATGACGGagtctgagaaacaaggggtttaATGAAGTGATCAACATAGAGGATATGTTCTCAGTGGGGAACCATTACCGGATACAATGGGTCGACCAGGATTCCCAGGCTTGTGGATCTTGGGCAGGAGATAAAATCGAGCAGCTTTAGAATCTGTAGGAGAAAGAAATGCATGGGCTTTGTCAGTTAATTCATCACGAGCATGCATGTCATCCAGGGTGGTCTTTATCTGTTGAGAGAAAGAGTCAGTAGGATCAGAATCAACAAGAGCATAGTTAGTACGATTGTTGAGGTGCTTCATGGTCTCATCGATATACTTTTGGCGATCCATGACAACCACGGCAGATCCTTTATCAGCAGGCTTGATGATGATGTCAGTCCTGGTTCTAAGAGACTTGAGAGCCTGGCGTTCCTCACGgggtaagttgtcatgtgtcCTGTGGGGAGAATTAGCAGAATTATTAACTTTGGAACTAACAACCTGCACGTATGTCTCCATGGCTGGAACCCTGTTCTTTGAGGGACCCAACTGCTTTTCTTGCGAAAAGGCT
Proteins encoded:
- the LOC140160408 gene encoding LOW QUALITY PROTEIN: uncharacterized protein (The sequence of the model RefSeq protein was modified relative to this genomic sequence to represent the inferred CDS: inserted 2 bases in 1 codon) — its product is METYVQVVSSKVNNSANSPHRTHDNLPREERQALKSLRTRTDIIIKPADKGSAVVVMDRQKYIDETMKHLNNRTNYALVDSDPTDSFSQQIKTTLDDMHARDELTDKAHAFLSPTDSKAARFYLLPKIHKPGNPGRPIVSGNGSPLRTXILYVDHFIKPLVSQTPSYIHDTPDFLRKLEAIKDQIPSTAIIGTCDVSSLYTNIPFSEGISATCEALSRSGHTSPPIDDLKTLMNHVLTKNNFTFMGDHYLQVFGTSMGTRMAPSFACLFMSRLEEQMLAAAPCRPWIWWRYIDDVFFIWTREEDSLHTFLNHVNSFHRTIKFTSELSHHQVNFLDVTIRRESDSRVTDLYTKPTDSHQYLHSSSCHPQHCKSGIAYSQALRLRRICTNDSDFSQHARDLKKNLTSRGHSALKVQQAINKVKSLPRSDVLKQKPRSQDTNTRVPLVVTFHPNLPPLRSITNDNHHILQTSDRLQRAVPDSPILAYRRPRNLRDLLVRAEVPPLSDTIPSTQQGTFTCDSRCVVCQDHIQEGDSVASNSNNSSHRIRGNITCTTSNVVYLISCRVCGIQYVGETKNALKKRFYGHRSTVKTKKLDTLLVITLTSPTTPSPT